A stretch of the Tardiphaga sp. 709 genome encodes the following:
- a CDS encoding ferredoxin--NADP reductase: MSAFHREKVLSVQHWTDTLFSFKATRDTSFRFQNGQFAMIGLEVDGKPLLRAYSMASANHEEELEFFSIKVPDGPLTSRLQKIKEGDTILVARKAVGTLVTDSLLPGKRLLMLSTGTGLAPFASLIKDPEVYEQYEQVVLVHGCRQVSELAYGERLVERLQKDELFGELMKDKFTYYPTVTREPFRNRGRITDLIESGQIFKDIGQGLLDIATDRVMLCGSPAMLEDLKVMFEKRDFTEGSGNRPGHFVIEKAFVER; the protein is encoded by the coding sequence ATGAGCGCCTTTCACAGAGAGAAAGTTCTTTCTGTCCAGCATTGGACCGATACACTTTTCAGCTTCAAAGCCACCCGCGATACCTCGTTCCGCTTCCAGAACGGCCAGTTCGCCATGATCGGCCTCGAAGTCGATGGCAAGCCGCTGCTGCGCGCCTATTCGATGGCCAGCGCGAACCACGAGGAAGAGCTGGAATTCTTCAGCATCAAGGTGCCGGATGGCCCGCTGACCTCGCGCCTGCAGAAGATCAAGGAAGGCGACACCATCCTGGTCGCGCGTAAGGCGGTGGGCACGCTGGTCACCGACAGTCTGCTGCCGGGCAAACGCCTTCTCATGCTGTCGACCGGCACCGGTCTCGCGCCCTTTGCCAGCCTGATCAAGGATCCCGAAGTCTATGAGCAGTACGAGCAGGTCGTGCTGGTGCATGGCTGCCGGCAGGTCTCGGAGCTGGCCTATGGCGAGCGTCTGGTCGAACGACTCCAGAAGGACGAGCTGTTCGGGGAGCTGATGAAGGACAAGTTCACCTATTATCCAACGGTCACCCGCGAGCCCTTCCGCAATCGCGGCCGCATCACCGACCTGATCGAGTCCGGCCAGATCTTCAAGGATATCGGCCAGGGCCTGCTCGACATCGCCACCGACCGCGTCATGCTGTGCGGCAGTCCGGCGATGCTCGAAGACCTGAAGGTCATGTTTGAGAAGCGCGATTTCACCGAAGGCAGCGGCAACAGGCCCGGTCATTTCGTGATCGAGAAGGCTTTCGTCGAGCGCTAA
- a CDS encoding FMN-binding glutamate synthase family protein, translating into METLMLPLSPRFIVLTICGVATLLLVGIGIHDPKVIPLVVIPVIVFGGLTMLGIHDVLQKDHAVLRNYPISAHIRFLLEEIRPEMRQYFFESEKDGMPFSRDTRAVVYQRAKMVLDKRPFGTQKNVYEEGYEWMHHSVAPRPHATEQFRITIGGPDCLKPYSASVLNVSAMSFGALSPNAIRALNAGAKRGNFAHDTGEGGVSPYHQEMGGDLIWEIGSGYFGCRTRDGNFDPDAFAKLAVNEQIKMVELKISQGAKPGHGGVLPAAKVSEEISRIRGVAMGEDCISPAYHKAFSTPIEMMEFIDKMRRLSGGKPAGFKLCIGHPWEFLAICKAMLQTGIYPDFIVVDGNEGGTGAAPLEFMDHLGMPMREGVNFVHNALIGIGARDRIKIGASGKIATAFDIARAMALGADWCNSARGFMFALGCIQSLSCHTDRCPTGVTTQDPTRNRALAVPQKTDRVYNYHEATLHALAELIAAAGLDHPQDIRPIHFSHRASGTDVLSFTRMYPALRHNELVDGTGDKRFRDAWEMAQAGSFLPAALERSA; encoded by the coding sequence ATGGAAACGTTGATGCTTCCCCTCTCGCCGCGCTTCATCGTTTTGACGATCTGCGGCGTCGCCACCTTGCTGCTGGTCGGCATTGGCATTCACGACCCCAAGGTCATCCCTCTCGTTGTCATTCCGGTCATCGTCTTCGGCGGCCTGACCATGCTCGGCATTCACGACGTGCTGCAGAAGGACCATGCGGTTCTGCGCAACTATCCGATCTCGGCGCATATCCGCTTCCTGCTCGAAGAAATCCGTCCGGAGATGCGGCAGTATTTCTTCGAGAGCGAAAAGGATGGCATGCCGTTCAGCCGCGACACGCGCGCGGTGGTCTATCAGCGCGCCAAGATGGTGCTCGACAAGCGTCCCTTCGGCACCCAGAAGAACGTCTACGAAGAGGGCTATGAGTGGATGCACCATTCGGTCGCGCCGCGGCCGCATGCGACTGAGCAATTTCGCATCACCATCGGCGGTCCGGATTGCCTCAAGCCCTATTCGGCCTCGGTACTGAACGTCTCGGCTATGAGCTTTGGTGCACTCAGCCCAAATGCGATCCGGGCGCTGAATGCCGGCGCCAAGCGTGGCAACTTCGCCCATGACACAGGCGAAGGTGGCGTCAGCCCGTATCACCAGGAAATGGGCGGTGACCTGATCTGGGAGATCGGCTCCGGCTATTTTGGTTGCCGCACGCGTGATGGCAACTTCGACCCCGACGCCTTCGCGAAGCTTGCCGTCAACGAGCAGATCAAGATGGTCGAGCTCAAGATCAGCCAGGGCGCAAAGCCCGGCCATGGCGGCGTATTGCCGGCGGCGAAGGTATCGGAAGAGATATCGCGCATCCGCGGCGTCGCCATGGGCGAGGATTGTATCTCGCCAGCCTATCACAAGGCGTTTTCAACGCCGATCGAGATGATGGAGTTCATCGACAAGATGCGCCGGCTGTCCGGCGGCAAGCCGGCCGGCTTCAAGCTGTGCATCGGCCATCCCTGGGAGTTCCTCGCGATCTGCAAGGCGATGCTGCAGACCGGCATCTATCCGGATTTCATTGTGGTTGATGGCAATGAAGGCGGCACGGGCGCGGCGCCGCTGGAATTTATGGACCATCTGGGCATGCCGATGCGCGAGGGCGTCAACTTCGTGCACAATGCGCTGATCGGCATCGGCGCGCGTGACCGCATCAAGATCGGCGCCTCCGGCAAGATCGCGACGGCTTTCGATATCGCCCGCGCGATGGCGCTTGGCGCCGACTGGTGCAATTCGGCGCGCGGCTTCATGTTCGCACTGGGCTGCATCCAGTCACTGAGCTGCCACACCGATCGTTGCCCGACCGGCGTCACGACGCAGGACCCGACGCGCAATCGCGCCCTGGCCGTGCCGCAGAAGACCGATCGCGTTTACAACTATCACGAGGCGACGTTGCATGCGCTGGCCGAGCTGATTGCGGCAGCCGGGCTCGATCATCCGCAGGATATTCGCCCGATCCATTTCTCGCACCGCGCCTCCGGCACCGACGTCCTGTCCTTCACGCGGATGTATCCGGCATTGCGCCACAACGAACTGGTCGATGGCACCGGTGATAAGCGCTTTCGCGATGCATGGGAGATGGCGCAAGCGGGCTCGTTCCTGCCAGCAGCTCTGGAACGTTCGGCCTAG